Below is a genomic region from Rosa chinensis cultivar Old Blush chromosome 5, RchiOBHm-V2, whole genome shotgun sequence.
ACGAGGATCAatagaatcaaaataaaacacatGGGGAGCTCGACATGGATCCTTGGAGGGCAACCTGGTGTTGAACATGTAGAATGGTCGGCTTGCGTTCCTCCAACGCGAGAATGTCTCAATGGGCCTCCTTAAAGTGCTCCGGGGGATTATGTTTTCATAAATGTGAGCAGAATAACCCCATGAGATTGAGAAAGACCAATTGCTTGGTCTGTGGTAGCATATGGTTTGTTGAAGAAGACGAGAAGGATCAACTTTTGCAGCTTTCATGAGGTGGTTAATGGAGTCAGAGCGGTTCATGGAAGGGAAGATTGGGTCAACAGTATCGAGGTGGTGGATGGAGAGGAATGGAGATTGCGGATGAGACGATAGAAGACCTGATATGTCACCACGGAGATCAATCTGTGATTAAGAACACCAAGGGATAATAGAGTTattaataatagtaataatataaattttaaaTAATTAACCGTGTTAACATTTAAGTGGATGACGGAGCCATGCATCGAACACAGAGCAAACTATTCTTTTGCCTTTTACTGAAAATGAGTGTGGCGCTTTAATTGGGATCTTTGGAAGGGTGCACCTCTGTGGGTGCCCCTGTAaattggaaaggaaaaaaaaaacaattaagtgGATGAACGTAGAATTCAAAATTAGCAAATATCATGGAAGGAGATTCATTTAAACTCAAGACTTTTagtataagaaaaataaagaattccacaaatggtcactcaactatgactcattcgatactttggtcactcaattttcaaatatttcactttggtcactcaactattactctgtcaatcactttagtcacccaaggggcattttatctcactttaatcacttctccaAATCATTCTAATAcagatttctcaatttttcacaattggttagacgaaaatatcattaatattgtggcaaataattgttttttaatgaaaaaaattaacgaagTGAGTAAAGTGAATAACATaattaaagttgagtgactaaagtgatatatttaaaaggtgagtgaccaaagtgtcgaataggTAAAAGTTGATAGGAATATGCTATGAACAGTTAGTTACAAATCTCTATGCCATTAAAATAATATAACTAGTCGTCACTAGGACTTCGCACTTACAAATCACTAGACCAGATGGTCATGATCAagtatatatatgtgttatcAAATACTGCCGCACTGTATAATTTTGAAAATAgtgtgtgttttctttattgaaggaaaattatataatataaaatctcaataaataagttacatttaaaatgaaaaactaattatccagaatataatttataaaaagtGATTACCTGGTGAAGTCCCTTTTCTTCAGTTAGAATAACTCCTAAATCGGTTAAACATTCGTGTAATGTCAAATCGCTAAACCAGGAGTATGAATATCTCTCAATACAATCATCCAACTTTGTTGACAATGCTGCCACCAGTGGGTAACTCAAAATATAACCAGCACCACCGAATGCCATATCGAATGAAAAATCGGAATTAGACTTGACAAACTCCGAACTTGTACCAATGTAATGATACCTAGTATGGTCATACTTTGCTAGAACTTCAACCAAATTATCAAGCACAAAAATGGTGTCATCATCCGACATTACATACCATCTTACATTTTTGTCACCCTCTCTAAATATCTCCAAAATTGAACGCACTATTCGTACTTGTATCGGATTCGCAATTTTCGGGTACACTTTTAATCTAGTGACGTCCTCATTGACACGAAAAGGAGGATAAGATGATGGCCAAGGCAAAAACTCTGAAGTAGGAGCTCTATCCAAAAAGAGGTATCCTCGACTGACATTAGGCCGCCACCATGCTTTAATGTATGCTGTTTTGTGCTTCAATGTCTTGAGAGCGCCAACCATTCCGATCACAATGTGGCTTAAATTGGTAGGAGGGTGGCTGTGGGGACGTGTAGCCGTGGCCTGGAAGTTTTTTTGGAAGGTTCTGAGGAGGAGACTGGAAGGTTGATAGTTATATGATTCgtcaaagaaaaaaatgtacaaCGATATTAGGATTAAGCTTGAAATTGCTAGGATTAAGCTTGAAATTGCTAGGGATTTTGATAGAAATCCAAAAGATAGAGGGTTTGCTTGTTTTTGTCGAGTTGTGGTAGAGTTGTGGGAGCGTGGGGAACGCATTTTGAAGGATATGATGGCACAATACTCAAAATGGAAGAAAGGAAGCCTGGATTCTCATATGTAAATCAAAATATATGGGTTTGGTTTTTGCCTTCAAGTCGGCTTCAACTTCTCAAACACAAAAACCCTGtactcgatttttttttttttttccagtgcTTCTCCAATCtcgctacaattgcaaatcttcTATTTGAAACCTCACCATCCTCGATCAGATTTTTCAGTACAAATACTGCTCCAATACACTTAACCCACAACGTAAACAACAAGAACGTTTTCCAGGGATAAAAAATTGTGGGTTGGCAAGAGAGTTAGACAAGGAGGACAATCAGAGATTCCACCTGCTATCTTGTCTAGCTCGGCCGTTTCATCCCTCTGATGTTTGTTGCTTGCCCAAGTTTAATCTTGTGTCTCCAAGTGACGACTCCTAAACCATAACTATGACGGAAACATGTAAAAAGGGGATTGACTTTGCTGGGCCTAAGATTTTCATAAGAAATTGGGGAAATAGATGGGTAGAAGATGAACAAAGCGAACGTGTCTTAAAGAAATTAGGGGTTGAGCATAATTTTCTTAGTACTGACCATGTGTACATTATTTCTGTTAAAGACCACTGGTCTTGAACATTCGGGAGGAAAGAAATTAGGAGTTAACAGTGTTTGAGAAAGTTAGTTAGATATTACTCGAAATGGCAGGTGTCAAATTTTGAGTGAGAGACAGAAGAGGAAACAGAAAATTTGGGACAGAGGATTTCTAACCTGTTGTTTTTACTCTGGTACATAATTTAAGAGAGTTTCTTCAGCGTTTCAAggcatgcatattgttttgttCAGTGGCAGATCTAAGATCAAAATCTTACGGGGACTTGGATCtcttaaacaaaaaacaaaaacaaaaaaataaaaaaacgaagaagaagattaTGGAGAATCTTGACGATACGAGAacattttattaattaaaaaaaaaatacacctaGTCAGGAGAGATGTAGTGAGCATTTGAACCATGCCTATAACATTTGAGATAATTTAACTATAATCACATAAACAAATATAGAAATTAGAAAACAAACATTCTGCTCCAGTTCATAGTTCCAGACTTCCAGTTCATGGTCTAATAACTCATTCACAattaattaaacatttaaacaaacagaaagaaaggagCAGAGAGAAGTAAACAGTATTGCATCTATTAAACTCAATTAAAGATGTAGTTTGAAAGAACTCAAGAAGCCTCCTAAGACCTACACAGCTACACCTACTGACCTTGATTGACTTTCACATCAATTAAACCCACATCGCAAACGACAGATCCTTGATCGCAATCTTCAATCCACTACGAGTCTACAATCCACTAAATTGAATTTGAGATCAATCTTTAACTCtaaaaattttcccaaattggattgattgaattaaacaaaattgaaattataCTTGCATTAAATTGAATCAGTTGATCTTT
It encodes:
- the LOC112204029 gene encoding uncharacterized protein LOC112204029 produces the protein MRSPRSHNSTTTRQKQANPLSFGFLSKSLAISSLILAISSLILISLYIFFFDESYNYQPSSLLLRTFQKNFQATATRPHSHPPTNLSHIVIGMVGALKTLKHKTAYIKAWWRPNVSRGYLFLDRAPTSEFLPWPSSYPPFRVNEDVTRLKVYPKIANPIQVRIVRSILEIFREGDKNVRWYVMSDDDTIFVLDNLVEVLAKYDHTRYHYIGTSSEFVKSNSDFSFDMAFGGAGYILSYPLVAALSTKLDDCIERYSYSWFSDLTLHECLTDLGVILTEEKGLHQIDLRGDISGLLSSHPQSPFLSIHHLDTVDPIFPSMNRSDSINHLMKAAKVDPSRLLQQTICYHRPSNWSFSISWGYSAHIYENIIPRSTLRRPIETFSRWRNASRPFYMFNTRLPSKDPCRAPHVFYFDSIDPRVDGRKTKTVTTFSRVAPRGLVSCSSSGNHSADSITKIEVYTSPEFRLEMKGKDCCDIVHAADIHTTRVTYRSCVEGEIIA